AAAAGTGCGCCAAGTCGACATAGGCAGTTCCATTCGCTATACGCAGGATTTTAAACAATTGCAGTATCTTAGGGTGTCATAGCAACACATTTTTTCACACGttaaaatttcattacttAGAGAAGCTGGTGTAtataaaacaacgaaaaaaagaatattgagCAATTCGagacaaaattaaaaagactAACAATCGAAATAGATGAGAGCAAACGCAGACACACAATACCCTCTCTATAAAATCCACGCGTCTCTCCAAATACGACTTAGATTCGTTGTACTACCACAAGTTCATGATTCGCGAttagaatttagaaattaGCGATTAGAAATTAGCTCTAAGCTGTGAAAAATGATCCCGTGAATACAAAATACTGATATTTCATCCCGTTCACTTTGACGATAATGGAAACGGTACTCTCTAAAAATGCGAAGCGAACGAGGGAAGCAATACATTAAAGACAACATTATCTAAGTCACTTGAACACTCAAAAGTCCAAACAAAGTGATTAATGAGGGCCAATATGCGTAACAAATCCACAACACGAAGTTTCATCAATGAAAATCTCcacttttaaatgaaaaaaacataagcaAATGAAGCAACCATTTGGTCATTAGACTAGCAAGATTTGACGCTGAGCTAATGAATTtaggaaacaaaaaggaaatccTGATACGGAAGTGATGGAAGCATCGGTGGAGAAGTCCGACTAAAGAGAGAAACAGCACGATCAATCAAAACATATTGGAGATTTTCGTTGGTGGGTCATTGGCAGGAAAGCACTATCTTACAAGCTAAGTAACAGTACCAAGAACTACAGCTAACTCATTCCAGAAGTGCTTCTATCCATTGAGCCAACCAAACATGATCACAACGCTTAGAAACACTGCCCAATCATTTCCTACCAACACCCCCTCCCGATCGATACTGACCGACCGGGCGTCCAATTTCTTATCTGAATTCCTAGCTACCTTCGCTTTTTTGTTGCCTCGAGATTTAGCTAAAGCTTTAAGAATTACAGGTAACACTTAGTGATTGAAGGATAATTAAATACCCTAAATGCGCCCTACTGTACCAGGAGTTAGGGTGACTTGCTTGATTTTCAGGGATGTTGATAAGTAATCTTTGCGGTAACCCAGGTCGACTTTGTGGACTCTAAAATATATTGTGagggtcttttttttctgagatgcAGCTGAGAAGTGTCAATTCATAATGTGTTTgcaaattagagaaaaaaaaagaatcgaacTACGAATTGTCCGACGTTTCTTAACCTGCATCAATACATCGACTATGTATCAAAATTCTAGGTAGAAACGACGGGCTCTGACCACTTGTGTGCAACAAATATATCAGAATACTAAtcattttattaaataattatgaTAAAATGTGATcgtgaataacaaaaaataaatagatacaTCTGGAGCGAACGCAAATTGAAGATGCAACGAACTAGATAATGGTTGTTGATCACTAACCTTTGGAGACATGCACAATATACGAACAACGGAAAATCGATCACATATGGTTGgtaatttccacaaaaaagacagctctttttcgaaagaaaaatcttacgCTACTGAGGGGATTCGAACGAAATACGATGAACCTGGATACTGTATAAACACAAAGAGCACCACGAGACGCCGCGTTCATGCTCTTTCCTCCACCTTCAACATACCTAACAATGGTCACATAATCGAATACACGGGTCAGCCGTAGAACAATGGCATGCGAAAGTTGAAAAACATCTACATGAAATGCCCAGGGGGTCCAGGATGCGGCGGCTGTGGAACGTACTGGGGCTGCACGTATGGGTTCGGCGGTGGGCCATAACCTATCGGTGGCATCGGTGCGCCGCCATACGTAAGCATCAACTGCGGctccactgaaaaaaaaaatcctatgatTTATCGAACAGTTTCCTACAACAAACTGTGACCTCCTGAAGTTTGTCACTGCTACAATTTagtaccaattttttttcagtcaaaaTGTCGCATGCACTTGCTCTGCAAATCCTGTTTCACTGTGCAACAGCAAAGTCTCTTTCTTacttttagtttaaaaaaacacaacgacATCTACCAGAATTCCGCTTTTCTACGGAATAAAGATAGAAGTAAATTATTGATGTTTTCGTTAATAAAGCTTTGAGACTGTATTCGCAGTGAAATGTTGTGCAGTTATACAAAAGAAATGTTGATCCGTGCGTCACTTTGAAAAAGGTCATCGTAGTGACGCACAGATCAAACGGAAACAGAAAAGGCAAACACTGACTCGTCATcccattttgttgttgttgttcacgTTGTTCGTCCTTCCTCTCCGCGTCAGCTCGTTCTAGGCGCTCCAGCTGAACAAAGATGGTATGTTGATGTTGAGGTCTGTGAAACTCTCAAATCAGGAATGACTTACGCGAATCTGGAAGTCCCGGAACACTTGAACCATGTAGGGCATGGCGTAGTCggtgattttgtttttccacGCCAATTCAAGGATCACATGAGGGTGGAGAAGGTCGTAGCAGTGGTAAAGTGCGGCAGCGAAGCACTCGTAAAGCCGTTCTTCCAAAAAGAATGCAATTAATTCTTCCGCCAACTCACTACTCCTCGATTCAGCAGCATATTCCATAGCATCCTAAAGTATTTCAGGAataagaattttctagaattagCCGAAAAAAGCTATACACCTACCTTGTAGAGCTTATCTTTCTTGCACAACTCAATGGACTGCTTCCATCGATTATTACCCTTGAACAGATAGGCGGAAATTCGTCGGAACTCGACCAGTGGATGATTCTCCAATTGTTGAGCCAATGAAATGTTATCGAAGTTATCATGCGAATCGATCGAAGACCGCAAACCAGCGTGATCCTCCTGGAAATACAAACACTGGCGCTGGTGCACAACAAGTGCTTCCCGGTGGAAATGCGACCAACCTCATCGATGAGGAGCTGATTGAGTGCTTCATTGATCGCCTTATTGTTAAGGTTTTGCACCTGTTTTAGGTACGGTTTGATCAACGGGATATGCTTCACTGAAATTACAAACAGAATTGAATAATTCCATTTCCAACATTTATATAGAGCTAATATAGTCAAAGATAGAAACTAGCCAAAATACAGCTGAGGTTCAATGTTCACACCATAACTTTGTAGAAACAAAAGTTAATGCAAATATTCCGAACGGTTTTTCAGACACCTGATACCGTCTGCTAATGGCAGCGACCAAATAATTTATAACCTAAGATGTTATTGAACTAGTTCATAATTGCAGGTCTTTTCAGTACACACACTGTGATTTTCTTTGTCTCATAATAAATCAGACTGcttattttttgactttttgtaGAGCGAAAAATGCCTCGAAGGGAATGACGAAAAACATCAGAATTCgattaaagaagaagaagtacaTTGTGttatatgaaaagaaaaagatgaaaacccTTTAGGAAAACTATAGCAAAGTTTTTCTCATGTGTAGATATCTCGTCGGCATTGCTATTCCGATTCTTTACTTTACTATCAAAAACTCACGTTTCGAGAAGAATTGCACTGTTCGTGAATGGTCAAGTCGTGGAGAAAGAACTGCCAAAAGGTCATTGATGAGCAGTGGCTTGTAGTCCAAATAGAACTGCATCGCCTTATAGTACAGTTCGACGTTCGCAACCTAAAATGACTCCATAACAGGAGATTTTACTTAATCACAAGTACCTCATTACACATAACTCACTTTCGCAATAACTTCTTTGAAATGTTGCTCTCGCCACGATTCCGTTGGATGTTGCATCATCGTCAACGCAGCATTGTCGTACTCTTCGTACTTATCGTACAGAAACACCAACTCAGCCCACAAATGTGCTTGTTCAGCCGCTCGCAGAACTTTCGGGATGTTGACGCGACTCCAGAACAGCTCAAGATGTTCACGCATCTTTTCTGGCTTATATTTACTGTAAAGAATTGCTAGCTCGGTGAACATTCCCATGTGAGCACGTTCCAATCCAAGAGCAGCCTCGAGAAGACCTGGAACAAGGCGTTTTATGACACTGCccaaaattgtaaaatatttcaaaatgatGGAGTTTTTATCGTACCAATGAGCTCTTCGAAATGGCCGCGATCTTGGTAGAAGTTGTTGAGCTCCTCAAGTTCATCGGCGTGAACCACGATATGCAAACCACACATCTGGGCCAAACGGAACTCGCCATTTTCCACGCAGGCAAAGCAGACCTGGAATCTCGTTAACTGTTGTACGGCTAAACATGATTCGTTTGGTATTTTCGAAtcttttggaaacattatatCAATAATACAGCTATATTAGTGCTAAAGATGTTAAGCATCTTTAGAAAAGCATCTTGTTCATcatcattttgtttattttcctaaAGGGCATGAAAAGGGTAAAAACGGAGGTAGCCTCACGTAAACAACATCAACAGTTTCAACATCAACATATTCGTTGATCCCCTGGTGAATCTGTGTTTGATGTCCACCACCAAGAAAAACTTGACACCCTTTCATCCGGAACTCAATATAATGATACTGTGCAAACATCCACAACTAGACTGCAGCATTTATATTTGCTCACTGAACCATAAGAGCTGGAACCTCGCAACGTCTAGTTCAGCGCATAGAGAGGAAAAAGGGTTTTGGGGGATATTTCATGCACTGGAATTGTATGAAATCAAAGATGTTAAAAGTCATCCTTGCAGAAATCTTTAAAAGCAACTCTGGTAAGCAAGGGAGATTCACGAATTTGTCCAGGTTCGACACGGCAACAAAAGGTCTAATTCAGCATgacaatttacaaaaaaaaagtaatgaattGAAGCagctcttttcattttgttagcCACTTGAAGGCAGTCGAACCGCTTAgtaagaacacaaaaaattatCTCACACAATCTGTGTAACTGCCTTCTCCTTGCCAGATATTATTTAGGTACTTAAACTTAATTTATCTTCATGTATAACAGTTCTCGGAGAAAATTGGACGCAACAAAGGTAAGAATCAGCAAATCGTAACTAGGCTGAGCTAAACTAATGAGACTAACATGCAAAACAAACCTGTTTCCATGTCTTGGTGCTGTTTGCTTTCCTTGCAGCATCCACGGCACCTTGGTACTCTCCAAGTCGAACTAATGTCACCGACAATTTCGCGAAATTCGAAATGTTGTTGAACAGAATCTTTGCCGCTTCAAACATCCCATTATCGAAACAACGGTCACCAATCTAGAAGCACAAAATTAAACGATTCCCAGGAAACCAATTGTGGCGAAAACGGAGCACCTGTCCAATTTGAGCATGATTTGGTCCTGAGATGAAATCTTCAAGCTCGGAAAGGCGGCCGGTTTTGGCTAGCGCGTAGACAAGTTCAGTCTCGATGTATGACTCTCGGGACTTCTTCCGAGCCATTTGCAAGAAGCGCACCAGATCCTCCCAGTGTTCTGAACATATCGGTGTgctgtttgaagaaaatctagaaaatgaAGCGCTCACTAACCAGTTTGAGAGCACTTGCTCACAACTTCCATGTAGGCTCCTGGATCATCTGCTCTTATGAACGAGTCCACAGCTTCCTTGACCATGTCTTGCCTCAGCTGAGCTTTGGCCAAGCTTGCCCACACATCCGACTGGTTGCATTTTTCAGCGAACTCATAAGCTCGATCCAAATTTGCAATGTTATCAATGAGCACCTGAAGTAAGttgatttaaaaataaagttgaagGAAGCACTAGTTTGTGTGAAAGACCGCATACATTAATGGCGCTATTGTTCACATCGAACTTCTTGAAAATTGCGAATGCTTCTTCGTATAATTCGCTAGAAATAGCAATGTTCGCAATGTCGGGTGCATCATAGTTATCCAGTTTTTGGATGTATTCCATGACACGTGAACGATCAGCCTAAATCGCAGGTATTTCATACAATTCCCTCAATTACCATGGTCATTAATGAAGTTACCAGGCAAATAGGGCAGACTCACCCTCATTGCAGTCAAAATCAACAGGTTCTGTAGGTTACGGTGTTCCGAGAACGCGGAGTTGTCAAGCACTATCTTTTCAAGCAGTTCAATAAGCTCATTTGGCAGGTCAGCTGCCATAAACGCCTTCACTGTGGCTGATATGTCTTCAGGATCTTGGGTTTCAGACAGAGCAGTTTGTACTACCTTCAAATATCAACTCCTTCAGATATGAAATAGAAGAGCTTAACGAATTCTTACTTGATCTATCAACTGCCTTCTGTACTGGTTTTCCTCATTTAGAACTTGCTCCCAAAGCCCGTAATCACGTCTTCGCACAAGATACCGAGCAAGGTTTTTGAACAGTGAATTCTCGTTGCAGACAGCAATCAGTTCTGCATCGCACTGGCCACGTTCGTAAGCAAGGAAGGCGAAATGAGGGTCACGTTTTTCACAGTACCTACAGATGAGGTAGATTCACAAGATTTTCTATAATGTCTTGAGAAATGATAAGAAAACATACTTCCCAACCACTCGACTATCGTAATACGGGTTTTCCCTTAGGAACCTGTCCGGGTTATTGTTAGCATCTATGTAGATCTTTGCCATAGCATTGTGAGTTGCTGCATCGGTAGCTCCTTCCTGCACACGAGTCTCAAGCCAGTGTGACAACAGCTTCAGTCTTAAATTATCTTCACTTGATAATAGCTTCAAAATCAGAAACTGGCCGAAGTGGTACCTATTTCTCTTCTCCACCTCTGCGACCAACTCATCGATGTCGAATTTTCCACGAGTGTTAAGGATCAATTGCTTGATCGCATCCTCGGAACAGTCAACATCAAGCAAACCTCCCACTACAATAGGTAGACGTGCAGCATTAACCTGTAACGTTACCTATAAAACTCAGAAACGGGAGCGCTTATTTTGGCTGGGCTGACCTTCTGTACAAATACTTCGATGTATTTTTGGAGCTGATTTCTGTACAAGTACAGTACAAGATCATGAACCATGTCATGTCGATCGCAGACGATGATCAGAGGTAACTGAAGAATAATGAATTAATGGAACGCGAAACATATCAGTCGAAACAAAAACTGCAATCCAACCTGATCTGCAAGCTTTGCCTCCTTGAGGAAGTTTTTAACACGTTCCGCATCGTAGCAATTCGACTCGCGGCAAATGCGTTCCACCTCTTTGATCTGTCCGGTTCGAGTGGCTGCCTTAAAAGGATCAAAACTCAAGAAACATTAAAAGTCAAACAAACGTGTTTTGCTAAAATATAGAATTAGTTTGTATATTCTAACGTAAGACAAATTGTGTTAACTTGAATGAGTTCGAAATTCGTGTTTTGTCGAAGCCagtttgttttggtttgtgaAAGTCTCAGCAACAACATTATAATGGctttccaggagaaaaaatgttcacaaGATGACAAGAACATAGGCTtagtggaagaaaaagaagatgagaaCGTATAAATTCCAATCTAAGAGAAAATCAAGTTCTAGAGAATTATCAGTTAAGAGCAATCATTAATCTACCCTAAGAACTAACACGGGCATTCTGCGAGCTTCCACTAAGAGGaagggaaaaagagaaataaattagcccccccccccccaccctaCCTGTGCAACGACAACTACAGCACTTATCTAAATTATTCATTATCCAGCTGACAGAAGCAGAGCAACTAGATTTTTAAGCGTCGGCGAGCGTGTTTTTGAGGGACCAAAAAAGATAAGGGATCCAACTCACTTGAATGTACTTGAAGTGAACTTCTGGATCCTGACTGAAGTTGACGATCGATCCGAGGAAATAGAACAATCCTTCGTAACTCTTGTGGGTTTCAAACATATCGATTAGCTTGTCAGTTCCTAGTTGTTCATGGTATTTTGATGCAATTTGCACAACAACCTGAACAGTGTTTTATATGAACATGTTATTTGATCAGCAGAGCAACGTGCCAAACCTGAAGATTCTGGCGAATGTTCTGAGTGAGCATGGCCTTGAGGCATTCAAGCGAGTCATCGACGGACAACGAACCAAAGTAGTTGACCAGCCACTGTAATACAAGTAATTatcaaatttctggaataaattCGATCTAATGGAGACAAAATAAACGGTAGGAGGAAGAAAAGGCGTACGTACGTCGGGTTTGAAGTGAGTAGTATGCACAACAGTACGCTTGATATCGTATAGATCAGTAAAGTGTTCAAGAGCACGTTGTAGTAGGCCCGCTTTTTCACAAAGCTGTCCGATTTGTGGTCGATCGTAGTGACTGAACATTTTGTTGCCGAGAATAGCGTCAGCAACCTAAAGTAGATTTGAAAACCGCAGGCTATTTAAGCAACATTCTACATAGCCACAACATCTACCTGTGGAGCAGCCAAAAGATTCATTTCAAGCAAGCGCGTCTGTAGGTGACCTTCTTCCGGCTTGTCTCCTTTCAGCACTTCGAGAAGGAATGACGTACATGGTTGCACTGCTTGTACCTCCATGAAGCAATCGATAATCTGGAACGGGTAAGCTACTCGTTGGCTTTTTCCTTCGATTTCATGAGAAATACCGGGCATGAGGTTTTTGAATTTGAGATGGTTACTTTATCAAATCACAATTAACGCCAAAATAAACGTCAATATGGAGTACTCGAAGAAAATTACAGCTAAGCTGACACTAAAGTTTGCAACGTACTTGATTTAAGTCGGCCAATGGCTCGCCATTTTCACTTTCGGCAACTAACATTTGAGCGAATTTTGCACCAGCCTCTTGATTTCCGGAACGAAGAATCTAGAACAGAAAGAATCGCATGTCCCGTTGCTAAAAAGACATTcgcgaaatttttgaataggtTATTCCAAGGCAGTAAAACTAATATCAATAAGCAAAGTATtatggaacgaaaaaaaatcagaaacaatCTAACCTGTCTCAGTTGGAAAAGATAGTCCGGTTCAAATCCAACGCGTTTAGCGTAAAGGATAATTTTATCGAATTGGCCAGTTTCAGCGAAGCATTGTACCACCTAATATCGATCATTATCAACAAGTGATCGCAAAAGGAGGATAGCCacaatttccatgaaaattgaTAAATTACCTTATGTGGAACATTTCCTCGGAGGTAGATCGACAAGGCAACAGTTGGGTCGTAAGGACGAACAAGATCTCCCAATTCTTCACAGCACTCTAGTTTTTGATCGTTTAgcctaaataaaataaaaaaatagtaataaatactaagtgtaaaaaaatgcaagaacaGTTCAAACAAAATGTAATTCTTAACGTTCAACTCGAAATGCCCTACTTTCCAATCGAAAAATCTAACTTGCAAGAATTgtttcaactaaaaaaaacatccccTTCCAAACGATTCTACTAGCTACGTTTTTTCAACCCACCATTTGCTCAACAACTCTTTTCGACCTTGAGCCAAAACAGGTCGACACAATTCGAGCGTTTCGTATTTGTTCAGTTTTCCCTAGAAGAACAATTTATAGAGCGGCTACATTTGATTGGAAGCAAATATGCAGTTTAGAACTTACTTGGTCGAGAAGAATACCGAAGTACTGTAGTAAAGGCGAAGCACCACCACCAGGATTTGCCGGGCACTGTTGGAATTTTTGGATGGTTTGTGGCGTTCGCAGAATACCCTGCAGTTGTGTGCTATTAAAATCGCTACAATACAGACATCATAGAGGCAGCGGTGTCGCAGATTACCTGTGGAGCAGTAGCAGCAACCTTAGCGGCTTCTCCATATTGACCATTTCCGAATAGAAGATTGAATTTACGTACAAATAGCTCCTCAGCACCTGAAAATTGATGTCAGTGTTTTGATGTACAAATCTTTTCTTAGGAAAATCTATACCTGGCAAGTCACACCGCACTGCAAGTCTCAGAGCCAAATCGGGATTCTGTAGCTGTTGTGTTACGAATGGGATCATGTTATTTTCGTCAATTGAGACGGAAAGCACCTAAAAATGTGTTGTAGTAATACTATAAGTCGGttccttattttaaaaaaaacctacttgTCCCTTTCTATTAATGCCCATAATGCCACCAGTAGCGATGTATTCGCAAGTGACAAAAACAGTATCAGTAGAAATGCGATTTGAATAAATACGTGAACCCGATTCCATGTCATACAGATGAACGAGGCCATGTTTCGTTACCAAGTAGATGATGCCGTGCTTTGATGACGcctggaaataaagaaaagtgagACGCGAATATTAGTAACACTCAAAGGTATTAAAATCGCTAAAGAAATGGTAAGATCTCTGTAACCATAGTTATTCACTTGGATAACATTCAGTAACGCAATACGTTCCAAAACAAACCACTTCTACATCCATACTCACCAAATAGTCCACTTGCACCTCACGGCTACTCGAAAATCGATGCTAATTCTGCTTATATTTAAGGAGTTACCATCAACACTCAACATTTTGTACTTTCACTTAATTATTACAAACCTATCAGTCCAGTCTGGATTCTTCTAAGCACAAGTACTTCAAGCTATGTGAAACAAAACTAGATAGGTGCGAAAGGAGtgctgaaaattgaaagtagGGAGCATCCGACAACCTCGCGGAATATGTAGTTAGTAGCCCCCATCCCATTAATTCCCATCAAACACTTGGtagaaaaatcgaatttattttgaaaaatagtaaagaagaaaaaagtgagaagagTTCCACCTTCAAGTCGGCTTAGTTGCTTCATCTATATGTTTCTTCTAGAGCAAAAATGTTGGATTTGgcttttagaaaaatgaaatccaaTAATTACATTGAAGCAATCAGCAAACGCTGGGGTCATTCTTCTCGTTAAGGGTTCTTAGCAACAAGCAATAAAATGCTGCATTTTGCCCCCCTCATCATGCATGCCCTGCAATAAACTGGAGATGATGGTATCATTGGGGTTTTTCCCCACTGACGTAATCGAATCTCTTACTCATCCCGATGCCACAACTTTCAACGCTTTTTTCAACGGCAATACACCGCCTTTATAGAGGTAATTGAAGAGACGTGCCTCACAAAACTGTAACATTTCTGCCTACACATTCCGTACACTTTCGCCCTCATCAATATCAACGTCATATACATATGCCGCAATGTTTACAAAAGTATCCAGTTTCTTTGCTATAGCGGGATAAACGAAAGGGATCACATTAATATGAATTAATATGAGACCGCAACCTATTGTTACAaactcttctaaaaaaaaatcccgtgAGCCAGAGCGTGAAGTCCTAAAACCTACTAAAGTCAGGATTTCATGTCCAATGAATCACTCCAAATGACAACCATGTTCGCCCTTCTGGGACAACTACAGCTCATCGATTGCGGCTGTTTTCACTCGCTTTTTCTTCGCAATTTGAAGAGAGTGACACATCTTTCGCGCAAACAGAGTGCACGAACAGACCTGACCATCATTTCCTGCAGAGGTCGTACTTTATGATTCCACAATTGCATGTGGAAAGGAGCAAAAACGACAGAAAAACTCTGCAATAAATCAATTGCAAGTTGACATCCCAAAGAAACAACTACCGTTCctttcactttcaatttcatAAAGATGACTATTCCTCTCGAGGAATCAGAAATTCCTTAGACATAAAAGCTTCgctaaaaatgagaaagaaagaaaaaagaaaaggaaaagtcaatgaattaaaataagttttttttcttggtgaaGGTTGGGGGTTTGGAACAATTTAAATTCGTATCCAATGAGCTATGAGGGTATAAAAATTCATGATTTGAATAGTCAAACAACCAAGATATGCGGAAGTGTTTGGCTTTGAAAATTCAATCATAAAATTCTATAAGCTCTACCCTATAAGCAATAAGCTTTAGCTTCCGCATAACAAAGAAATCATGTACAAGTAAGAACTCGCGGAATTATGTGGTCAAGTAAAGTAACGCCCACCAAGAATCTATTTCAGATACAACTACGACTGAAtgttcgcgaaaaaaaaaaacagaacaacgTAGGCTCCACTCCTCTTTCagaaaacagatgaaaaaaattagaaagttgACTTCTCATCAAAATGTCTAAGCGACTATATGTGACTCACtaatagaagaacaacaatTACACTATGATTTATTGAATGAGACATctgttcattatttttttctaagaaatataGATGTAAGTGAAATGACGAAGAACAGGAATGTGGTGCGAAGACATCAAGATGGAGAATGATCCTTAAATGGTATTAAGCAGAAACAAACCTGCATGGACACTGGGAAATCGTTAGCAGTCTCAGCAGTGTATGGAACATCGACGGCTTTCTTGGGGAATGGTTGGTTACCTGCTGGAGGCGATCCCACTTCGATGACATGAAGCTGAATTGCAATCATATGcggcattaaaggcatcaccccacgaatctgaagtggtgcagatttcaggtggagtattcgtaaacgagatgggagactacggagagggaggtgattccgtccatttcttgctaattgccgtaaaaatcggccggaagatgcggcgccgtacaaaactggcgcgctccaatcgaacctcttgtacaaaatggtgcgccaaaacgaatgaagacgtatcttgcgggccgttttttacggcaattaggaagaaatggacggaatcacccccctttccgtagtctcccatcctgtatacgaatactccacctgaaatctgcaccacctccgattcgtggggtgatgcctttaaagtcatAAAAACGAAGATAAATAAAAGCGGTCTAAAAACAGTTTCGCAATTAGAAGCTCAataaaacggaaaagaaaatcaaaaattgaacaaGACTCACCTTGCCACCAGCTTCATTCTTAACAGAGAAACAGAACAGGTTGGATGGATGTGGATTGCCGTCCATCTTGAAGCGAACGAACGCTGCCGCATGTCCTTCAATGGGCTG
This window of the Necator americanus strain Aroian chromosome III, whole genome shotgun sequence genome carries:
- a CDS encoding hypothetical protein (NECATOR_CHRIII.G13143.T1) translates to MALLPIRFHEHLQLTNVGIRPQNICFANVTMESDKFIVVREMIGDSQQVVIIDLADPANPQRRPISADSVIMHPTAKIIALKSGKTLQIFNIELKAKVKAHQNAEDIIFWKWINEKTIALVSETAVYHWSIEGEAAPTKMFDRHQSLAGSQIINYRADADCKWLVLVGIAAKENRVVGSMQLYSTERKVSQPIEGHAAAFVRFKMDGNPHPSNLFCFSVKNEAGGKLHVIEVGSPPAGNQPFPKKAVDVPYTAETANDFPVSMQASSKHGIIYLVTKHGLVHLYDMESGSRIYSNRISTDTVFVTCEYIATGGIMGINRKGQVLSVSIDENNMIPFVTQQLQNPDLALRLAVRCDLPGAEELFVRKFNLLFGNGQYGEAAKVAATAPQGILRTPQTIQKFQQCPANPGGGASPLLQYFGILLDQGKLNKYETLELCRPVLAQGRKELLSKWLNDQKLECCEELGDLVRPYDPTVALSIYLRGNVPHKVVQCFAETGQFDKIILYAKRVGFEPDYLFQLRQILRSGNQEAGAKFAQMLVAESENGEPLADLNQIIDCFMEVQAVQPCTSFLLEVLKGDKPEEGHLQTRLLEMNLLAAPQVADAILGNKMFSHYDRPQIGQLCEKAGLLQRALEHFTDLYDIKRTVVHTTHFKPDWLVNYFGSLSVDDSLECLKAMLTQNIRQNLQVVVQIASKYHEQLGTDKLIDMFETHKSYEGLFYFLGSIVNFSQDPEVHFKYIQAATRTGQIKEVERICRESNCYDAERVKNFLKEAKLADQLPLIIVCDRHDMVHDLVLYLYRNQLQKYIEVFVQKVNAARLPIVVGGLLDVDCSEDAIKQLILNTRGKFDIDELVAEVEKRNRLKLLSHWLETRVQEGATDAATHNAMAKIYIDANNNPDRFLRENPYYDSRVVGKYCEKRDPHFAFLAYERGQCDAELIAVCNENSLFKNLARYLVRRRDYGLWEQVLNEENQYRRQLIDQVVQTALSETQDPEDISATVKAFMAADLPNELIELLEKIVLDNSAFSEHRNLQNLLILTAMRADRSRVMEYIQKLDNYDAPDIANIAISSELYEEAFAIFKKFDVNNSAINVLIDNIANLDRAYEFAEKCNQSDVWASLAKAQLRQDMVKEAVDSFIRADDPGAYMEVVSKCSQTEHWEDLVRFLQMARKKSRESYIETELVYALAKTGRLSELEDFISGPNHAQIGQIGDRCFDNGMFEAAKILFNNISNFAKLSVTLVRLGEYQGAVDAARKANSTKTWKQVCFACVENGEFRLAQMCGLHIVVHADELEELNNFYQDRGHFEELIGLLEAALGLERAHMGMFTELAILYSKYKPEKMREHLELFWSRVNIPKVLRAAEQAHLWAELVFLYDKYEEYDNAALTMMQHPTESWREQHFKEVIAKVANVELYYKAMQFYLDYKPLLINDLLAVLSPRLDHSRTVQFFSKLKHIPLIKPYLKQVQNLNNKAINEALNQLLIDEEDHAGLRSSIDSHDNFDNISLAQQLENHPLVEFRRISAYLFKGNNRWKQSIELCKKDKLYKDAMEYAAESRSSELAEELIAFFLEERLYECFAAALYHCYDLLHPHVILELAWKNKITDYAMPYMVQVFRDFQIRLERLERADAERKDEQREQQQQNGMTMEPQLMLTYGGAPMPPIGYGPPPNPYVQPQYVPQPPHPGPPGHFM